Proteins from a single region of Spirochaetota bacterium:
- a CDS encoding type 1 glutamine amidotransferase — MKIHFIQHVPFEGPAAIKDWALRRGHALSRTAIFEDEPLPAMDGFDWLIIMGGPMGVYDEHIYTWLAPEKRFISDAVSAGKAVLGICLGAQLLAAVLGGTVRRNAHREIGWFPVRLTPGAADFPAFAGLPGEFTAFHWHGDTFGIPPGAALAAESDACAAQAFAYNERVIGLQFHLESTAESVDALVRNCGVELVDERYVQKAAELIPRPREFGEMRGLLDGFLEGMEAAARR, encoded by the coding sequence ATGAAAATCCACTTCATACAGCACGTTCCCTTCGAGGGACCCGCCGCGATAAAAGACTGGGCGCTTCGGCGCGGCCATGCGCTTTCGAGGACAGCGATCTTCGAAGATGAGCCGCTGCCCGCGATGGATGGTTTCGACTGGCTTATCATAATGGGCGGACCCATGGGCGTGTACGATGAACACATTTATACGTGGCTTGCGCCCGAAAAGCGCTTCATCAGCGATGCCGTCTCCGCGGGCAAGGCCGTCCTGGGAATATGCCTCGGTGCCCAGCTCCTGGCCGCCGTGCTGGGTGGTACCGTGCGGCGTAACGCTCACCGGGAGATCGGGTGGTTCCCCGTGCGGCTTACGCCAGGGGCCGCGGACTTTCCCGCTTTCGCCGGGCTTCCCGGCGAATTCACGGCCTTCCACTGGCACGGGGACACCTTCGGCATTCCGCCGGGCGCCGCTTTGGCGGCCGAAAGCGACGCGTGCGCCGCACAGGCGTTTGCGTACAACGAGCGTGTCATCGGTCTGCAGTTTCACCTGGAGTCCACGGCGGAGAGCGTGGACGCGCTGGTTCGCAACTGCGGTGTTGAACTGGTTGATGAACGCTACGTGCAGAAAGCCGCAGAGCTCATTCCGCGCCCGAGGGAGTTCGGGGAGATGCGCGGGCTTCTCGACGGCTTCCTGGAGGGGATGGAGGCGGCCGCGAGGCGTTGA
- a CDS encoding nitroreductase family protein: MELHEALTGRRSVRRFTEEAVSDGEIRAILEAARMAPSWANVQPWEFIVLRDRALIEKIVGTYVEKNPATKCSLAAPALIAACARTGISGCYDAKNLTKFNEWFMFDLGLAVQNLCLKAHELGLGTVVVGLMEHDRAKSILALPADREVVACIPVGRPAVTGKEGPPRKPLSEFAFIDAYGKPFLE; this comes from the coding sequence ATGGAACTACATGAAGCGCTTACCGGGCGCAGGAGCGTCCGCAGATTCACCGAGGAAGCGGTGAGCGACGGAGAGATACGGGCCATCCTCGAGGCGGCGAGAATGGCGCCCTCGTGGGCGAACGTTCAGCCGTGGGAATTCATCGTACTGCGCGACCGCGCCCTGATAGAAAAGATCGTGGGAACCTATGTCGAAAAAAACCCGGCGACAAAATGCTCCCTGGCCGCCCCCGCGCTCATAGCGGCCTGCGCCCGCACAGGCATATCGGGATGTTACGACGCGAAGAACCTCACGAAGTTCAACGAGTGGTTCATGTTCGACCTGGGTCTTGCCGTCCAGAACCTGTGCCTGAAAGCCCACGAGCTGGGGCTCGGGACCGTGGTGGTCGGCCTAATGGAGCACGACAGGGCGAAATCGATCCTCGCCCTCCCGGCCGACCGCGAGGTGGTTGCGTGCATCCCCGTTGGTCGCCCGGCCGTCACCGGGAAGGAAGGCCCGCCGAGGAAACCGCTTTCCGAATTCGCCTTTATCGACGCCTACGGAAAGCCCTTCCTCGAATAA
- a CDS encoding DUF4912 domain-containing protein encodes MPGKTTKKSVQPSAPAPARGRKKAVKESDYLIALLVDGAGIYASWKISDDLYGKILRKALTDYHGDPYLFLQVTALDTRGPGEIEDIPVYGRENRWHIFTTGAMAGRRVVLRLSYQTSKGKREAVLQSTELDIPLGDAALVALLSRPLLHDERRARLYEASGIREQLDATSPSASSP; translated from the coding sequence ATGCCCGGAAAAACGACAAAGAAGTCAGTGCAACCGTCCGCTCCGGCCCCCGCCCGCGGGCGGAAGAAGGCGGTAAAAGAGTCCGATTACCTCATCGCGCTCCTGGTCGACGGGGCGGGTATCTACGCGTCGTGGAAGATTTCCGATGACCTCTACGGAAAAATTTTACGAAAGGCCCTTACCGATTATCACGGCGATCCGTACCTGTTTTTACAGGTGACCGCCCTCGACACGCGAGGCCCCGGCGAGATCGAGGACATCCCGGTCTACGGCAGGGAAAACCGCTGGCACATCTTCACCACCGGAGCAATGGCCGGACGGCGGGTGGTACTGCGCCTTTCGTACCAGACCTCAAAGGGAAAACGCGAAGCAGTATTACAGTCGACCGAGCTCGACATACCGCTTGGCGACGCGGCGCTGGTGGCGCTCCTTAGCCGGCCGCTCCTCCACGACGAGCGCCGTGCGCGCCTTTACGAAGCCAGCGGCATACGCGAACAGCTCGACGCCACCTCTCCCTCCGCAAGCTCACCGTAA